Proteins encoded in a region of the Pelmatolapia mariae isolate MD_Pm_ZW linkage group LG6, Pm_UMD_F_2, whole genome shotgun sequence genome:
- the LOC134628731 gene encoding pannexin-1-like codes for MAIAHVATEYVFSDFLLKDPTETKYKGIRLELAVDKIVTFLAVGLPLFLISLAFAQEVSVGTQISCFPPTNFSWRQAGYVDSFCWAAVQQQADSSPLWLHKFFPYILLLLAILMYIPALFWRFTAAPHLSSDLSFIMEELDRFYNRAIRLAKNLASLDSKDAPEGTQSALDLTEGCFKYPLVEQYLKTKRFSHRLVVKYLACRGLTLLILLLACIYLGYYILLASLTDEFPCDLRTGVLKNDSMVPSPVQCKLVAVGVFRLLSYINLGVYVILAPLVVYAALGPARQSSSFLRPYEMLPGFGALGLVTPVYNDLSIYLLFLHENLSALKSFKCLQVLELLQEADDEGFDTMCLLRSLGQVKTDVLDSKKTCSHKDNKETDKAEE; via the exons ATGGCGATCGCACACGTAGCCACCGAGTACGTCTTTTCCGACTTTTTGTTAAAGGACCCGACAGAGACCAAGTACAAAGGCATCCGTCTCGAGTTGGCTGTGGACAAAATAGTCACGTTTCTGGCGGTGGGACTGCCTTTGTTCCTCATCTCGCTCGCCTTTGCTCAGGAGGTCTCAGTGG GCACCCAGATCAGCTGCTTTCCTCCCACTAACTTTTCCTGGAGACAGGCTGGATACGTGGACTCTTTTTGTTGGGCAGCAGTGCAGCAGCAAGCAGACAGCTCGCCACTGTGGCTACACAAG TTCTTCCCATACATCCTGCTCTTACTGGCCATCCTCATGTACATCCCCGCCTTGTTCTGGCGCTTCACAGCAGCTCCGCACCTCTCCTCTGACCTCAGCTTCATCATGGAGGAGCTAGACCGCTTTTATAATCGTGCCATCAGACTAGCCAAGAATTTAGCCTCTTTAGATAGCAAGGATGCACCCGAAGGCACACAGAG TGCTTTGGACCTGACTGAAGGCTGCTTTAAATACCCTTTAGTGGAGCAGTATTTAAAGACCAAGCGCTTCTCTCACAGACTTGTGGTCAAGTACCTGGCATGTCGGGGACTGACTCTGCTGATCCTCCTGCTTGCATGTATCTACCTTGGCTATTACATCCTGCTAGCTTCTCTCACGGATGAGTTTCCGTGTGACCTGCGGACAGGAGTGCTGAAGAATGACAGCATGGTGCCGTCTCCTGTTCAGTGTAAGCTTGTTGCAGTTGGTGTTTTCAGGCTTCTCAGCTATATCAACCTGGGAGTGTATGTGATTCTTGCTCCATTAGTGGTGTATGCTGCTCTTGGGCCAGCACGTCAAAGCTCCAGCTTCCTTCGGCCTTATGAGATGCTGCCAGGATTTGGTGCTCTGGGTCTGGTCACCCCCGTCTACAATGACCTCAGTATCTATCTGCTGTTTCTGCATGAGAACCTGAGCGCCCTTAAGTCCTTTAAGTGTCTGCAG GTGCTTGAGTTGTTGCAAGAGGCTGATGATGAGGGGTTTGACACCATGTGTCTACTGCGATCTCTGGGGCAGGTGAAGACTGATGTTTTAGACAGTAAGAAGACGTGCTCTCACAAGGACAACAAAGAAACAGATAAGGCTGAAGAATAG